The Candidatus Binatia bacterium genome contains the following window.
CCAGAGCTCCATTCCCGAGGCTCACGGCGGCCACGGCGACACTCGATCCGCGGTCACCGGCGCGCTCATCGCCGAAGAGCTGGCCTGGGGAGACCTCGCCGTCGCCATGCACCTGCTGACCCCGCGGCTGGCGGTGTGGCCCGTGCTCATGCTGGGTTCGGCGGAGCAACAAACAAGCGTTCTCGGTGCGTACACCGGCAACAGCTTCCGCACCGGCACGGCCGCGGTCATGGAGCCGCGCTTCGACTTCGACGCCACCGAGCCGGCCACCACCGCCCACCGGAGCAATGGCGGCTACGTTCTCGACGGAACCAAGTGTTACGTGCCGCTGGCCGATCAGGCCGATCGTATCGTCGTCACTGCCCGGACCGACGGCGGCGGCGTGGGCGCGTTCATCGTCGACCGCGACACGCCGGGCCTGACCATCGGAGAGCGCGAGCAGCACATGGGCATCAAGGCCCTGGCGACGTACACACTCACGCTCGAGAGCTGCCGCGTACCGGCGGCTCATCGCCTCGGCGGCGACGATGCCAACGTCCTCGCGCTGGCCAATCACTGGCGCGTCGGCCTCGCGGCCATGGCCGTGGGCGTCGCCCGGGCGGCATTCGAATACGCCCGCGACTACGCCAGGGAGCGGCACGCCTTCGGCATGGCCATTGCCCGCAAGCAGGCGATCGCCTTCATGCTGGCCGAGATGGCCATCGAAATCGACGCCGCCCGGCTGCTCGCCTGGGAGGCCGCCTGGCGCATCGACCGCGGCCTCGATGCCACCCGCGAGGCCTATCTGGCCAAGAACTACGCCGCCAACGTTGCGTTGAAGGTTACCGATAACGCCGTGCAGATCCTCGGCGGCCACGGCTACATCCGCGAACATCCCGTGGAGATGTGGCTCCGCAACGGCCGCGGCTTCGTCACGTTCGAAGGTCTCGTAATGCTCTGAGGCGTCCGGGCGCCCGTAGGAAGGAGATTCGCAATGATCGATTTCGAGCTTTCGCCGGAAATCAAGAACAACCGCGACATGGTGCACATGGTGGCCGAGCAGTACATGCGGCCGTTGTCGCACCAGTTCGACGAAAACGAGCACGAAAAGCCGTGGGACTTCCTCAACATGATGTGGGAGGCCTCGCGCAACAGCCCGGTCTCCATCGGCGGCGACGGCAAGAAGAAGAAAGCCGATCAGGAACCGAGTGCGGCGCCGCAGCGCGGCCTGCTGGCGGCGGTTGCCATCGAGGAGCTTTCGTGGGGCGATGCCGGCCTCTACCTGTCGATCCCCAATCCGGGGCTCGGCGGCGCCGCTGTCGCCGCCGCCGGCACTCCCGAGCAGCGCCAGCGCTTTCTCGACCGCTTCAAGAGCGGCAAGCCGAAATGGGGCGCGATGGCCTACACCGAACCGCACTGCGGTTCGGACACCGCCGCCATTCAGACGACCGCGCGGCGCGACGGCGATTCGTACGTCCTCAACGGCACGAAGATCTTCGTGACCAGCGGCCTCATGGCGGCCGAGAAGTCCGAGGGCTTCGTCGTCGTCTGGGCCACCGTCGACAAGTCGGCGGGACGCGCCGGCATCAAGGCGTTCGTCGTCGAGAACAACACCCCCGGCATGACCGTCGTGAAGTGCGAGAACAAGATGGGCATCCGCGCTTCGGACACGGCGATGATCGTCTTCGAGGACTGCCGCATCCCGAGCGACAATATCCTCGGTAGCCCGGTGGTGCAGGAAACGACAGAGGGCTTCAAGGGCGCCATGGCGACCTTCGACGCCACCCGACCCGCCGTTGCGGCCAGCGCCATCGGCATCGGCCGCGCGGCGCTCGACTTCACCCGCGAGGCCCTGGAAAAGGAAGGCGTGAAAGTTCGCTATGGGATCGCACGGGCCCGGCTCACGGCCATCGAGCGCGACTTCATGGAAATGGAAGCAAACCTCCAGGCCGCCCGCCTGCTGACGTGGCGGGCTTCGTGGATGATGGACCAGGGTATGCGCAACAACCTCGAGGCGTCCATGGCGAAGGCCAAGGCCGGCCTGGCGGTGACCCAGGTGACGCAAAAGGCCGTGGAGATACTCGGGCCGCTGGGCTACTCGCGCCAGTTGCTGCTCGAGAAGTGGATGCGCGACGCCAAGATCAACGACATTTTCGAAGGTACCCAGCAAATCAACCTCATGGTC
Protein-coding sequences here:
- a CDS encoding acyl-CoA dehydrogenase family protein — protein: MIDFELSPEIKNNRDMVHMVAEQYMRPLSHQFDENEHEKPWDFLNMMWEASRNSPVSIGGDGKKKKADQEPSAAPQRGLLAAVAIEELSWGDAGLYLSIPNPGLGGAAVAAAGTPEQRQRFLDRFKSGKPKWGAMAYTEPHCGSDTAAIQTTARRDGDSYVLNGTKIFVTSGLMAAEKSEGFVVVWATVDKSAGRAGIKAFVVENNTPGMTVVKCENKMGIRASDTAMIVFEDCRIPSDNILGSPVVQETTEGFKGAMATFDATRPAVAASAIGIGRAALDFTREALEKEGVKVRYGIARARLTAIERDFMEMEANLQAARLLTWRASWMMDQGMRNNLEASMAKAKAGLAVTQVTQKAVEILGPLGYSRQLLLEKWMRDAKINDIFEGTQQINLMVVARRILGYSSKELN
- a CDS encoding acyl-CoA dehydrogenase family protein, with the translated sequence MVSFQPSEEQQLIRDTIASFAHEQIRPHARDADENGAVPAAIVQQGWELGLVQSSIPEAHGGHGDTRSAVTGALIAEELAWGDLAVAMHLLTPRLAVWPVLMLGSAEQQTSVLGAYTGNSFRTGTAAVMEPRFDFDATEPATTAHRSNGGYVLDGTKCYVPLADQADRIVVTARTDGGGVGAFIVDRDTPGLTIGEREQHMGIKALATYTLTLESCRVPAAHRLGGDDANVLALANHWRVGLAAMAVGVARAAFEYARDYARERHAFGMAIARKQAIAFMLAEMAIEIDAARLLAWEAAWRIDRGLDATREAYLAKNYAANVALKVTDNAVQILGGHGYIREHPVEMWLRNGRGFVTFEGLVML